A window of Pseudodesulfovibrio hydrargyri contains these coding sequences:
- the icd gene encoding NADP-dependent isocitrate dehydrogenase — MATRTVYYIEGDGIGAEVWAAARPVLNKAVEMAYSGANKLDWQELLAGEKAFAETGEYLPKTTMDALAQADLAMKGPLNTPVGKGFRSLNVTMRQVFDLYACIRPIKYFKGIESPVKRPDLVDMVVFRENTEDVYAGIEYQSGSPEAKKLIEFLVDELGANIDITAGVGIKPITPAGSKRLVKKAIDFAIAEGRPSVTLVHKGNIMKTTEGGFRAWGYELADEEYQGKVVREGADGEGVIIKDRIADAMFQNVLMYPEQYSVIATTNLNGDYISDALAAQVGGLGLAPGVNMGDKLAFFEATHGTAPTIAGKDLANPGSLILSGAMLLEHIGWGDAAALIHASVEKTLAAKKVTVDLASQINGSTQVGCKEFGELLLANL; from the coding sequence TTGGCTACTAGAACTGTCTATTACATCGAAGGTGACGGCATCGGTGCCGAAGTGTGGGCCGCCGCGCGCCCCGTTCTGAACAAGGCCGTGGAGATGGCCTACTCCGGGGCCAACAAGCTCGACTGGCAGGAGCTGCTGGCGGGCGAGAAGGCCTTTGCCGAGACCGGCGAGTATCTGCCCAAGACGACCATGGACGCGCTGGCCCAGGCCGACCTGGCCATGAAGGGGCCGCTGAACACGCCGGTGGGCAAGGGCTTCCGCAGCCTGAACGTGACCATGCGCCAGGTCTTCGACCTCTACGCCTGCATCCGTCCCATCAAATATTTCAAGGGGATCGAATCCCCGGTCAAGCGCCCCGACCTGGTCGACATGGTCGTGTTCCGCGAGAACACCGAGGACGTGTACGCCGGTATTGAATACCAGTCGGGCTCCCCGGAAGCCAAGAAATTAATCGAATTTCTCGTGGACGAACTCGGCGCGAACATCGACATCACCGCGGGCGTGGGCATCAAGCCCATCACCCCGGCGGGTTCCAAGCGGCTGGTCAAGAAGGCCATCGACTTCGCCATCGCCGAGGGCCGCCCGTCCGTGACCCTGGTCCACAAGGGCAACATCATGAAGACCACCGAGGGCGGCTTCCGCGCCTGGGGGTACGAACTGGCCGACGAGGAATACCAGGGCAAGGTCGTGCGCGAGGGAGCGGACGGCGAGGGCGTGATCATCAAGGACCGCATCGCCGACGCCATGTTCCAGAACGTGCTCATGTACCCCGAGCAGTACTCGGTCATCGCCACCACCAACCTGAACGGCGACTACATCTCCGACGCCCTGGCCGCGCAGGTGGGCGGGCTCGGCCTGGCCCCCGGCGTGAACATGGGCGACAAGCTCGCCTTCTTCGAGGCGACCCACGGCACCGCCCCGACCATCGCGGGCAAGGACCTGGCCAACCCCGGCTCCCTGATCCTGTCCGGGGCCATGCTGCTCGAGCACATCGGCTGGGGTGATGCCGCCGCGCTCATCCACGCCTCGGTGGAGAAGACCCTGGCCGCCAAGAAGGTCACCGTGGACCTGGCCTCCCAGATCAACGGCTCCACCCAGGTGGGTTGCAAGGAATTCGGCGAGCTCCTGCTGGCCAACCTGTAA
- a CDS encoding SIR2 family NAD-dependent protein deacylase, with protein sequence MQAELEMVKALLSGDRRVVVLTGAGVSAESGVPTFRGRDGLWKHYRAEDLARPDAFAAHPELVWEFYNWRRRLVADCRPNPAHRALAAMERQIRNFLLITQNVDGLHVRAGSRKMVEMHGSLWQVRCTVCTHAREDFSELPELPDCPVCGHLLRPGVVWFGEPLTPGVLKLAIEQIGKADVFLSVGTSNMVQPAASFYQLAKDHGAVTVEINAEPTPNTGFMDFALHGPAGEILPELAAGLAE encoded by the coding sequence GTGCAGGCTGAACTGGAGATGGTCAAGGCGTTGTTGAGCGGGGACAGGCGGGTGGTCGTCCTGACCGGGGCGGGGGTGTCCGCCGAGAGCGGAGTGCCCACCTTCCGGGGCCGCGACGGGCTGTGGAAGCACTACCGGGCCGAGGACCTGGCCCGGCCCGACGCGTTCGCAGCGCACCCGGAACTGGTCTGGGAGTTCTACAACTGGCGGCGCAGGCTGGTGGCCGACTGCCGGCCCAACCCGGCGCACCGGGCCCTGGCGGCCATGGAGCGCCAGATCCGAAATTTTCTTCTGATCACCCAGAACGTGGATGGCCTGCACGTCCGGGCGGGCAGCCGCAAGATGGTCGAGATGCACGGCTCCCTGTGGCAGGTGCGCTGCACGGTCTGCACCCATGCCCGCGAGGACTTCTCCGAACTGCCGGAACTGCCTGACTGCCCGGTCTGCGGGCACCTGCTGCGGCCCGGCGTGGTCTGGTTCGGCGAGCCGCTCACGCCCGGCGTGCTCAAGCTGGCCATCGAGCAGATCGGCAAGGCGGACGTGTTCCTGTCCGTGGGGACCTCCAACATGGTCCAGCCCGCCGCGTCCTTTTACCAGCTGGCCAAGGACCACGGGGCCGTGACCGTGGAGATCAACGCCGAGCCGACCCCGAATACCGGGTTCATGGACTTCGCCCTGCACGGCCCGGCCGGGGAGATACTGCCCGAGCTGGCCGCCGGGCTGGCAGAGTAG
- a CDS encoding glycoside hydrolase family 3 protein has product MRIRLAALLLLPLFLLPCPGARAADLDTMIGQMILAGFRGFSVDENSTIMRDIRERHLGGIILFDYDMSLGSGRRNIRTKDQVRKLIADLKANADIPLLVAVDQEGGKVQRLKKTYGFKETPSAAALCASGDAAVRAAGATVGTILSSVGFNLDFAPVADVNVNPGSPAIGRLGRSFSSDPGRVARCDALFMDGLHGAGVLSCLKHFPGHGSAGTDSHKGLTDVTDAWSEAELIPYRELIAGGKVDMIMTAHIFNAHLDPEYPATLSRKVITGLLRGRLGYRGVVVTDDMDMGAIADEYGRREAVRRAVEAGADILLFGNNLAYDEHIVEKVHAVIRSLVDDGTIPEARIEQSYERIMRLKAPLG; this is encoded by the coding sequence ATGCGCATCCGCCTCGCCGCCCTGCTCCTGCTCCCCCTCTTCCTGCTCCCCTGCCCCGGCGCGCGCGCCGCCGACCTGGACACCATGATCGGCCAGATGATCCTGGCCGGGTTCCGGGGCTTTTCCGTGGACGAGAACTCGACCATCATGCGCGACATCCGCGAGCGCCATCTGGGCGGGATCATTCTCTTCGACTACGACATGTCCCTGGGCTCCGGCCGCCGCAACATCCGGACCAAGGACCAAGTCAGGAAGCTCATCGCCGACCTCAAGGCCAACGCGGACATCCCCCTGCTCGTGGCAGTGGACCAGGAGGGCGGCAAGGTACAGCGACTCAAAAAGACCTATGGTTTCAAGGAAACCCCGTCCGCGGCGGCCCTCTGCGCGTCCGGCGACGCCGCGGTGCGCGCCGCCGGGGCCACGGTCGGGACCATCCTCTCGTCCGTGGGCTTCAACCTCGATTTCGCCCCGGTGGCGGACGTGAACGTCAACCCGGGCAGCCCGGCCATCGGCAGGCTGGGCCGCAGCTTTTCGAGCGATCCCGGGCGGGTGGCCCGGTGCGACGCCCTGTTCATGGACGGGCTGCACGGCGCGGGCGTGCTCTCCTGCCTCAAGCATTTCCCGGGCCACGGATCCGCGGGGACCGACTCCCACAAGGGGCTGACCGACGTGACCGACGCTTGGTCCGAGGCCGAACTGATCCCCTACCGGGAACTCATCGCCGGCGGCAAGGTGGACATGATCATGACCGCCCACATCTTCAACGCGCATCTTGACCCCGAATACCCGGCCACCCTGTCGAGAAAGGTCATCACCGGCCTGTTGCGCGGCAGGCTCGGCTACCGGGGCGTGGTCGTCACCGACGACATGGACATGGGAGCCATCGCCGACGAGTACGGCCGGAGGGAGGCCGTCCGCCGGGCCGTCGAGGCGGGCGCGGACATCCTCCTGTTCGGCAACAACCTCGCCTATGACGAGCACATCGTCGAGAAGGTCCACGCCGTCATCCGCTCCCTGGTGGACGACGGGACCATCCCGGAGGCGCGCATCGAGCAGTCTTATGAAAGGATCATGCGGTTGAAGGCCCCGCTGGGATAA
- a CDS encoding HypC/HybG/HupF family hydrogenase formation chaperone produces MCLAIPAEILEISDGVATCKVGEGDTTVQASIMLMDEEVAIGDYIIIHAGFALRKLDPKEAQETLKILRDMVELLGGEEYQHEML; encoded by the coding sequence ATGTGCCTCGCGATACCTGCGGAAATTCTTGAAATCAGTGACGGCGTCGCCACCTGCAAGGTGGGTGAGGGCGACACCACGGTCCAGGCGTCCATCATGCTCATGGACGAGGAAGTGGCCATCGGCGACTACATCATCATCCATGCCGGCTTCGCCCTGCGCAAGCTCGACCCCAAAGAGGCCCAGGAAACACTGAAGATCCTGCGCGACATGGTCGAACTCCTGGGCGGCGAGGAATATCAACACGAGATGCTCTAG
- a CDS encoding TrpB-like pyridoxal phosphate-dependent enzyme, whose amino-acid sequence MFVKKIFLPQDQMPTRWYNPMPDLPTPMAPPLNPETMEPLTPDMLSPIFPDSLIAQEMSADRFIDIPREVLDVYKIWRPSPLVRADRLEKAIGARCKIFYKDESVSPAGSHKPNTSVPQAYYNKIEGVKRLATETGAGQWGTALSFACAQYGMECVVYMVKVSYEQKPYRKMIINTYGGTIYPSPSDQTRTGREMLARDPDCKGSLGLAISEAVEDAATHDDTKYALGSVLNHVIIHQTITGLEVQKQLEMIGEKATHLVGCVGGGSNFGGLVLPFLPQKLDGDPVRFIPVEPKACPTLTRGEYRYDFGDMARLTPLVKMHTLGHDFMPAPIHAGGLRYHGDAPIVCNIVNEGLCDPVAYFQTDCFEAAKLFMQTEGFLPAPETSHAIKGAIEAAKTAGPDDVIVFLYSGHGMLDLASYDAFNQGLLTNFELPQRDIEEALKACPDVK is encoded by the coding sequence ATGTTTGTGAAGAAGATTTTCCTGCCTCAGGACCAGATGCCCACCCGGTGGTACAACCCCATGCCGGACCTGCCCACGCCCATGGCTCCGCCCCTCAACCCGGAGACCATGGAGCCGCTGACCCCGGACATGCTCTCCCCGATCTTCCCGGATTCGCTCATCGCCCAGGAGATGAGCGCGGACCGGTTCATCGACATCCCGCGGGAGGTCCTGGACGTCTACAAGATCTGGCGGCCCTCGCCGCTGGTGCGCGCCGACCGGCTGGAAAAGGCCATCGGGGCCAGGTGCAAGATATTCTACAAGGACGAGTCCGTGTCTCCGGCCGGGTCGCACAAGCCGAACACCTCGGTGCCCCAGGCCTACTACAACAAGATCGAGGGCGTGAAACGGCTGGCCACCGAGACCGGCGCGGGGCAGTGGGGCACGGCCCTGTCCTTCGCCTGCGCCCAGTACGGCATGGAGTGCGTGGTCTACATGGTCAAGGTCTCCTACGAGCAGAAGCCGTATCGCAAGATGATCATCAACACCTACGGCGGGACCATTTACCCCTCGCCCTCGGACCAGACCCGCACCGGCCGTGAGATGCTGGCCAGGGACCCGGACTGCAAGGGGTCGCTCGGCCTGGCCATTTCCGAGGCCGTTGAGGACGCGGCCACCCATGACGACACCAAGTACGCGCTCGGTTCGGTGCTCAACCACGTCATCATCCACCAGACCATCACCGGTCTGGAGGTCCAGAAGCAGCTCGAGATGATCGGCGAAAAGGCCACCCACCTGGTGGGCTGCGTGGGCGGCGGCTCCAACTTCGGCGGCCTGGTCCTGCCGTTTTTGCCGCAGAAGCTCGACGGCGACCCGGTCAGGTTCATACCGGTGGAGCCCAAGGCGTGCCCGACCCTGACGAGGGGCGAGTACCGCTACGATTTCGGCGACATGGCCCGGCTGACCCCGCTGGTCAAGATGCACACGCTGGGCCACGACTTCATGCCCGCGCCCATCCACGCGGGCGGGCTGCGCTACCACGGCGACGCGCCCATCGTCTGCAACATCGTCAACGAAGGGCTGTGCGACCCGGTGGCCTATTTTCAGACCGACTGCTTCGAGGCGGCCAAGCTGTTCATGCAGACCGAGGGCTTTTTGCCCGCGCCCGAGACATCCCATGCCATCAAGGGGGCCATCGAGGCGGCCAAGACCGCCGGCCCGGACGACGTCATCGTCTTCTTGTACTCGGGCCACGGCATGCTCGACCTGGCCTCGTACGACGCCTTCAACCAGGGGCTGTTGACCAACTTCGAGCTGCCCCAGCGCGACATCGAGGAGGCGCTCAAGGCCTGCCCGGACGTGAAATAG
- a CDS encoding rhomboid family intramembrane serine protease, protein MHARTVHPGFFRRVLRHAWIDLALLARGEEAPPLSRREAQLWGLVLSSRHVPHRLRRLPAERGDGWAVMVQEWYADRAVEEIELYFEENRPEPTEADVPDLRPVGGLEPTLFGLALFVLFYWAYSRTYPNLGLYPDLWVRLGSADAGAILSGQWWRLCTALTLHADGPHVAGNAVIGGVFIWLAARRLGSGAAWLLTMVSGVLGNLFNSLVLGVHHDAIGFSTATFGAAGVLAGITPFGVGGGLHGLGNGSWLRRFLRFTRTALIPFGAGLGLLAMLGAGNGEGNTDLGAHLFGFASGLGLGALTGLAATRRGLPDKGADSRLYAAALLMPVAAWVWAWLA, encoded by the coding sequence ATGCACGCCCGAACCGTCCATCCCGGATTCTTCCGCCGCGTCCTGCGTCACGCTTGGATCGACCTCGCGCTCCTGGCGCGCGGGGAGGAGGCACCCCCCCTGTCCCGCCGGGAGGCCCAGCTGTGGGGACTGGTCCTGTCCTCGCGCCATGTGCCGCACCGATTGCGGCGGCTCCCGGCCGAGCGGGGCGACGGCTGGGCGGTCATGGTCCAGGAGTGGTATGCCGACCGGGCCGTGGAGGAGATCGAGCTCTATTTCGAGGAGAACCGCCCGGAGCCGACCGAGGCGGATGTGCCCGACCTGCGGCCCGTGGGCGGGCTGGAGCCGACCCTGTTCGGCCTGGCCCTGTTCGTGCTTTTTTATTGGGCCTATTCGCGGACCTACCCGAACCTTGGGTTGTACCCCGACCTGTGGGTGCGGCTTGGCAGCGCGGACGCCGGGGCCATCCTGTCGGGCCAGTGGTGGCGGCTGTGCACCGCCTTGACCCTGCACGCGGACGGCCCGCACGTGGCCGGAAACGCGGTCATCGGCGGGGTGTTCATCTGGCTGGCCGCGCGGCGGCTCGGCTCGGGCGCGGCCTGGCTGCTGACCATGGTTTCCGGGGTGCTGGGCAATTTGTTCAACTCGTTGGTCCTGGGCGTGCACCACGACGCCATCGGCTTTTCCACGGCCACCTTCGGCGCGGCCGGGGTGCTGGCCGGGATCACCCCGTTCGGCGTGGGCGGCGGGCTGCACGGGCTGGGCAACGGCTCATGGCTCAGGCGTTTTCTGCGCTTCACCCGCACGGCGCTCATCCCGTTCGGCGCGGGGCTCGGGCTGCTGGCCATGCTCGGCGCGGGCAACGGGGAGGGCAACACCGACCTGGGGGCGCATCTCTTCGGCTTCGCCTCGGGCCTGGGGCTGGGAGCGCTGACCGGACTCGCGGCCACCCGCCGGGGGCTGCCGGACAAGGGCGCGGACTCCCGGCTGTACGCGGCGGCCCTGCTCATGCCGGTGGCCGCCTGGGTCTGGGCCTGGCTGGCATGA
- a CDS encoding class I SAM-dependent methyltransferase: MYLQELQRNWNTFGQEDPLWAVASSPDKIDNAWDVQDFFETGSRYVNGIATWMEKNGLPGGRTSALDFGCGVGRLTQALCTHFKTCVGVDIAPSMLAKAKEFNKFGMRCVYRLNETDDLSLFRDRSFDMVHTAHVLQHIRPHVAVRYIAEFIRVLKPGGLAAFHCPSAKAVFAYPEEGVACALSSRTETLAMEQGTTLTVPVTVTNTGAHPIGMDGQTNAPVRLVHHWYNVDTDEIVHNHGRLNLPRTVLQPGDSVDMDYRAASPAAPGNYVLAITALDYHDKPLADRAESRCTVFVLVLPATGRPGGQAPLAAARPYSETHAIPEETVERTVAMAGGRIVEVQSSQPLPGGQVSSLYYATR, encoded by the coding sequence GTGTACCTGCAGGAACTGCAAAGAAACTGGAACACCTTTGGCCAGGAGGACCCTCTGTGGGCCGTGGCATCCTCCCCTGACAAGATCGACAATGCGTGGGATGTACAGGATTTTTTTGAAACCGGCAGCCGTTACGTCAACGGCATCGCCACGTGGATGGAAAAAAACGGACTTCCCGGGGGGAGGACCTCGGCACTGGACTTCGGCTGCGGAGTCGGAAGATTGACACAGGCGCTGTGCACCCATTTCAAGACCTGCGTGGGGGTGGACATCGCCCCGTCCATGCTGGCCAAGGCCAAGGAATTCAACAAATTCGGAATGCGCTGCGTATACCGGCTCAACGAGACCGACGACCTTTCCCTGTTCCGCGACCGCAGCTTCGACATGGTCCACACCGCGCACGTGCTCCAGCACATCCGCCCCCATGTGGCGGTCCGGTACATCGCGGAGTTCATCCGCGTGCTCAAGCCCGGCGGACTGGCCGCCTTCCACTGCCCCAGCGCCAAGGCCGTGTTCGCCTATCCCGAGGAGGGCGTGGCCTGCGCCCTGTCCTCCCGGACCGAGACCCTCGCCATGGAGCAAGGCACCACGCTGACCGTGCCCGTGACCGTGACCAATACCGGCGCGCATCCCATCGGCATGGACGGACAGACCAATGCACCCGTGCGCCTGGTCCACCACTGGTACAACGTCGATACCGACGAGATCGTCCACAACCACGGCAGGCTGAACCTGCCCCGGACCGTGCTCCAGCCGGGCGACTCCGTGGACATGGACTACCGGGCCGCCTCCCCGGCCGCGCCCGGCAACTACGTGCTGGCCATCACCGCCCTGGACTATCACGACAAGCCCCTGGCCGACCGCGCCGAAAGCCGGTGCACCGTTTTTGTCCTGGTCCTCCCGGCCACCGGCCGCCCCGGAGGACAGGCCCCGCTGGCCGCCGCGCGGCCCTACAGCGAAACCCACGCCATCCCGGAGGAGACCGTGGAGCGGACCGTGGCCATGGCGGGCGGCCGCATCGTCGAAGTGCAATCCAGCCAGCCCCTGCCCGGCGGACAGGTCAGCTCCCTCTATTACGCCACGCGCTGA
- a CDS encoding metal ABC transporter ATP-binding protein — MAEPVVDIQGLNYSPGGLPVLENVDLRIERGDYLAVLGPNGGGKSTLLKLMLGLIRPDSGTIRVLGLRPGDAGGRIGYLPQHTVVASSFPITVLEAVCMGTVKPGFKGMSGRHSRIDHDKARQALKKVGMLDYQGRGLARLSGGQKQRVFIARALVDSPEMLLLDEPTASVDSASRTVLFSLLNELNKEMTVIMVSHDISSLASGVKSVACVNRTLHFHKAPEITDDMFTMAYGGSGDHCCPVELVTHGHVPHRVLAPHEQADTEEGGER; from the coding sequence GTGGCTGAGCCCGTTGTCGACATACAGGGCCTGAACTATTCGCCGGGCGGCCTGCCGGTGCTGGAGAACGTCGATCTGCGCATCGAGCGCGGCGACTATCTGGCCGTGCTCGGCCCCAACGGCGGGGGCAAATCCACCCTGCTCAAGCTCATGCTCGGGCTGATCCGGCCGGACAGCGGGACCATCCGCGTGCTCGGCCTGCGTCCGGGCGATGCCGGGGGGCGCATCGGCTACCTGCCCCAGCACACCGTGGTCGCCAGCTCCTTTCCCATCACCGTGCTCGAGGCGGTCTGCATGGGCACGGTCAAGCCCGGATTCAAGGGCATGTCCGGCCGCCACTCCAGGATCGACCACGACAAGGCCCGCCAGGCCCTGAAAAAGGTGGGCATGCTCGACTACCAGGGGCGCGGCCTGGCCCGGCTGTCCGGCGGCCAGAAACAGCGCGTGTTCATCGCCCGCGCCCTGGTGGACAGTCCGGAGATGCTCCTGCTCGACGAGCCCACGGCCAGCGTGGACTCGGCCAGCCGCACGGTCCTGTTCTCCCTGCTCAACGAACTGAACAAGGAGATGACCGTGATCATGGTCAGCCACGACATCTCGTCCCTGGCCTCGGGGGTCAAGTCCGTGGCCTGCGTCAACCGGACCCTGCATTTTCACAAGGCCCCGGAGATCACCGACGACATGTTCACCATGGCCTACGGCGGGTCCGGGGACCATTGCTGCCCGGTGGAACTGGTCACCCACGGCCACGTGCCGCACCGCGTGCTCGCCCCCCACGAACAGGCGGACACGGAAGAAGGCGGCGAGCGATGA
- a CDS encoding acetolactate synthase large subunit, which produces MPEHTPDISETGRCTECNGADSLLATLVGSGVEVCFANPGTSEMHFVSALDRIPGMRGVLCLFEGVATGAADGYARMTGKPACTLLHLGPGFANGMANLHNARKGSSPVVNIVGDHATYHVRFDAPLTSNVEGFAEAISHWVRRPRSSRTVAVDAAEAVRAARMSPGQVATLILPADTAWLPAERPAPALEIPGPAPVFPDAVEAAARALTNGKKTAILMRGSVLHGEGLNAAGCVAAKTGATLFCDTFTTRMRSGAGAPVVERLPYRGKHVLARLDEFEQLLLVGGEPPVSFFAYPGQESWLTPPHCAILTLAHPAEDGNTALLDLAAAVSASPDCVLYPLDPPALPGDGPLTAEAAMRTVAALLPDDAVIADEGITSSLPHANMLATAAPHDYLSLTGGAIGSILPLSTGAAVGAPDRKVVCLVGDGSAMYTVQALWTQARENLDVVTVVYANRSYAVLNHELKLVRAASTGDKALSLLDLHDPALDWVRIAEGMGVEAVRAETTKSFADALRSALSAKGPRLIEAVI; this is translated from the coding sequence ATGCCTGAACATACCCCTGACATAAGCGAAACCGGCCGGTGCACCGAGTGCAACGGCGCGGACAGCCTGCTCGCCACCCTGGTGGGCAGCGGCGTGGAAGTCTGCTTCGCCAACCCCGGCACCTCGGAGATGCACTTCGTCTCCGCCCTGGACCGCATCCCGGGCATGCGCGGGGTGCTCTGCCTGTTCGAGGGCGTGGCCACGGGCGCGGCCGACGGCTACGCCCGCATGACCGGCAAGCCCGCCTGCACCCTGCTCCACCTCGGGCCCGGCTTCGCCAACGGCATGGCCAACCTGCACAACGCCCGCAAGGGTTCGTCGCCGGTGGTCAACATCGTCGGCGACCACGCCACCTACCACGTGCGCTTTGATGCCCCCCTGACCTCCAACGTGGAGGGCTTTGCCGAGGCCATCTCCCACTGGGTCCGCCGTCCGCGCAGCTCCCGCACCGTGGCCGTGGACGCCGCCGAGGCGGTCCGCGCCGCGCGCATGTCCCCGGGCCAGGTGGCCACCCTGATCCTGCCCGCGGACACGGCCTGGCTCCCGGCCGAACGCCCCGCGCCCGCACTGGAGATCCCGGGCCCCGCACCGGTCTTCCCGGACGCCGTCGAGGCCGCGGCCAGGGCCCTGACCAACGGCAAGAAGACCGCCATCCTCATGCGCGGGTCCGTGCTCCACGGCGAGGGGCTCAACGCCGCCGGATGCGTGGCGGCCAAGACCGGGGCCACCCTGTTCTGCGACACCTTCACCACGCGCATGCGTTCCGGCGCGGGCGCGCCCGTGGTCGAAAGGCTGCCTTACCGGGGCAAGCACGTCCTGGCCCGGCTCGACGAATTCGAGCAGCTCCTGCTCGTGGGCGGGGAACCGCCTGTCTCCTTCTTCGCCTATCCCGGGCAGGAGAGCTGGCTGACACCGCCGCACTGCGCCATCCTGACCCTGGCCCACCCCGCTGAGGACGGCAACACCGCGCTCCTGGACCTGGCCGCCGCGGTCAGCGCCTCGCCCGACTGCGTGCTGTATCCGCTCGACCCGCCCGCCCTGCCCGGCGACGGGCCGCTGACCGCCGAGGCCGCCATGCGCACCGTGGCCGCGCTCCTGCCGGATGACGCCGTCATCGCCGACGAGGGCATCACCTCCAGCCTGCCCCACGCGAACATGCTCGCCACGGCCGCGCCCCACGATTACCTGTCCCTGACCGGCGGGGCCATCGGCAGCATCCTGCCGCTGTCCACCGGGGCCGCCGTGGGCGCGCCCGATCGCAAGGTGGTCTGCCTGGTGGGCGACGGCAGCGCCATGTACACGGTGCAGGCCCTGTGGACCCAGGCCAGGGAGAACCTGGACGTGGTCACCGTGGTCTACGCCAACCGCTCCTACGCGGTCCTCAACCATGAGCTCAAGCTGGTCCGGGCCGCGTCCACGGGCGACAAGGCGCTGTCCCTGCTCGACCTGCACGACCCGGCCCTGGACTGGGTGCGCATCGCCGAGGGAATGGGCGTCGAGGCCGTGCGCGCCGAAACCACCAAGTCCTTTGCCGACGCCCTGCGCTCCGCCCTGAGCGCCAAGGGACCCCGGCTCATCGAAGCCGTCATCTGA
- a CDS encoding META domain-containing protein, protein MPTLWKRMCCAALLLAALAALGACGTHETPVMDENALRQALVGKTWTLRRIVSRDFADDPARTIKFNADGTVEGFGGCNAFTGTYTLTDDYLEFGTLTTSAHKSCGPAEDEREYTYMTYLATVRRINTQTDPGELILLTESQSEMRFTSGASEGLFW, encoded by the coding sequence ATGCCGACCCTATGGAAGAGAATGTGTTGCGCGGCGCTGCTGTTGGCCGCCCTGGCCGCCCTTGGCGCATGCGGGACCCACGAGACCCCGGTCATGGACGAGAACGCCCTTCGCCAGGCCCTGGTCGGCAAGACCTGGACCCTGCGAAGGATCGTGTCCCGGGACTTTGCCGACGATCCGGCGCGGACCATCAAGTTCAACGCCGACGGCACGGTGGAGGGATTCGGCGGGTGCAACGCCTTCACGGGCACCTACACCCTGACCGACGACTATCTGGAGTTCGGCACCCTGACGACCTCCGCGCACAAGTCCTGCGGCCCGGCCGAGGACGAGCGCGAGTACACCTACATGACCTACCTGGCCACGGTGCGCCGCATCAATACCCAGACCGACCCGGGCGAACTGATCCTGCTGACCGAGAGCCAGAGCGAAATGCGGTTCACCTCCGGCGCATCCGAAGGATTGTTTTGGTAG
- a CDS encoding HyaD/HybD family hydrogenase maturation endopeptidase codes for MPEKDKRILILGVGNILFTDEGFGVRVAEELEQKYEFSDNVTVLDGGTLGLKLMGPIMESDYLIIVDIVLNDGAPGEIFRLLGEDLNKACAFKNSLHQTDLLDTLAQCSIIGSVPDDVVLFGIEPVNYKDMSAALSPDLEARLPEMEALVLEEAKKAGASYALRTAENPATEKIYVPRDTCGNS; via the coding sequence ATGCCTGAAAAAGATAAACGCATTCTCATCCTGGGCGTCGGCAACATCCTGTTCACCGACGAGGGATTCGGCGTCCGGGTGGCCGAGGAACTCGAGCAGAAATACGAGTTTTCCGACAACGTCACCGTGCTCGACGGCGGCACCCTGGGGCTCAAGCTCATGGGCCCGATCATGGAATCGGACTATCTGATCATTGTCGACATCGTGCTCAACGACGGCGCGCCGGGCGAGATATTCCGGCTGCTGGGCGAGGACCTGAACAAGGCGTGCGCTTTCAAGAACTCCCTGCACCAGACCGACTTGCTCGATACCCTGGCCCAGTGCAGCATCATCGGGAGCGTGCCGGACGACGTGGTCCTCTTCGGCATTGAGCCGGTCAACTACAAGGACATGTCCGCCGCCCTGTCCCCGGACCTCGAAGCCCGGCTGCCGGAAATGGAGGCCCTGGTCCTCGAGGAAGCCAAAAAGGCGGGTGCCTCCTACGCCCTTCGGACGGCGGAGAACCCCGCAACGGAGAAAATCTATGTGCCTCGCGATACCTGCGGAAATTCTTGA